In the genome of Populus nigra chromosome 9, ddPopNigr1.1, whole genome shotgun sequence, one region contains:
- the LOC133703474 gene encoding pyruvate decarboxylase 1, with amino-acid sequence MDSAIQIGSTAHHNSASSPAPAPVPAHACSGTLGSHLARRLAEIGVRDVFSVPGDFNLTLLDHLIAEPELNLIGCCNELNAGYAADGYARAKGIGACVVTFTVGGLSVLNAIAGAYSENLPVICIVGGPNSNDYGTNRILHHTIGLPDFSQELRCFQTVTCIQAVVNNLDDAHEQIDTAISTALKESKPAYISISCNLPGIPHPTFARDPVPFFLAPRVSNPLGLEAAVEATAEFLNKAVKPVIVGGPNLRVAKAQKAFVEFADASGYPVAVMPSGKGLVPEHHPHFIGTYWGAVSTGFCGEIVESADAYVFVGPIFNDYSSVGYSLLIKKEKAIIVQPNRVTIGNGPSLGWVFMTDFLSALAKKLKKNSTALENYRRIFVPPGIPLKRVQDEPLRVNVLFKHIQDILGGDTAVIAETGDSWFNCQKLRLPENCGYEFQMQYGSIGWSVGATLGYAQAARDKRVIACIGDGSFQVTAQDISTMIRCGQRTIIFLINNGGYTIEVEIHDGPYNVIKNWDYTGLVNAIHNGEGKCWTAKVHTEDELAAAIATATGEQKDSLCFIEVFVHKDDTSKELLEWGSRVAAANGRPPNPQ; translated from the exons ATGGATTCTGCAATCCAAATTGGCTCAACGGCACACCACAACTCAGCATCATCTCCAGCTCCTGCTCCTGTTCCTGCCCATGCTTGCAGCGGCACTTTGGGGAGTCATTTGGCTCGGCGGCTGGCAGAGATCGGCGTTAGAGATGTGTTTTCTGTTCCTGGAGACTTTAACTTGACACTTTTAGACCATTTGATAGCTGAGCCGGAGCTGAACTTGATCGGCTGCTGTAACGAGCTGAACGCCGGCTATGCTGCTGATGGGTATGCACGTGCCAAGGGTATTGGGGCATGTGTGGTGACTTTTACTGTAGGTGGGCTTAGTGTGCTTAATGCGATTGCTGGTGCTTATAGTGAGAATTTGCCAGTTATCTGTATTGTTGGTGGGCCCAATTCCAATGATTATGGAACCAACAGGATTTTGCATCACACTATTGGGCTGCCTGATTTTTCCCAGGAGCTTAGGTGCTTTCAGACTGTCACCTGCATTCAA GCAGTGGTGAACAACTTGGATGATGCACATGAGCAGATTGACACAGCAATTTCTACTGCTTTGAAGGAAAGTAAACCAGCTTATATTAGTATAAGCTGTAATTTGCCTGGAATTCCTCATCCTACTTTCGCTAGGGATCCTGTGCCATTCTTTCTGGCACCTAG GGTTAGTAATCCTTTAGGATTAGAAGCAGCTGTTGAAGCAACTGCTGAATTCCTGAATAAAGCTGTGAAGCCTGTCATTGTTGGTGGACCCAACCTTAGAGTTGCAAAGGCACAGAAGGCCTTTGTAGAATTTGCAGATGCCAGTGGGTATCCCGTAGCAGTCATGCCTTCAGGGAAAGGGCTGGTTCCAGAGCACCACCCTCACTTCATTGGGACATACTGGGGTGCTGTCAGCACCGGCTTCTGTGGGGAGATAGTGGAGTCTGCTGATGCATATGTTTTTGTAGGTCCCATCTTCAATGATTACAGCTCTGTTGGATATTCCTTGTTGATCAAGAAGGAGAAAGCAATCATAGTGCAGCCCAATCGTGTGACTATTGGAAATGGCCCTTCTCTTGGATGGGTTTTCATGACTGACTTCTTAAGCGCGTTGGCCAAAAAGCTGAAGAAAAACAGTACAGCTTTGGAAAATTACAGACGTATCTTTGTCCCTCCAGGCATTCCTTTGAAGCGTGTGCAAGATGAGCCTCTTAGGGTCAATGTACTCTTTAAGCACATTCAG GACATTTTAGGGGGTGATACTGCAGTAATTGCTGAAACTGGAGACTCATGGTTTAACTGTCAGAAACTCCGTCTCCCTGAGAATTGTGG GTATGAATTTCAGATGCAGTATGGATCAATTGGCTGGTCAGTTGGTGCAACTCTTGGTTATGCTCAGGCAGCCAGAGATAAGCGTGTAATTGCTTGCATAGGTGATGGGAGTTTTCAG GTAACAGCTCAAGATATCTCAACTATGATCCGATGTGGGCAAAGGACTATCATATTCCTCATAAACAATGGAGGTTATACAATTGAAGTAGAGATTCATGATGGTCCCTACAATGTGATCAAGAACTGGGACTACACTGGCCTTGTTAATGCCATCCACAATGGTGAAGGAAAATGCTGGACTGCAAAG GTGCACACCGAAGATGAATTGGCAGCAGCAATAGCAACAGCAACAGGGGAACAAAAGGATTCTCTCTGTTTCATTGAGGTTTTTGTGCACAAGGATGACACTAGCAAAGAGCTGCTGGAGTGGGGATCTCGAGTTGCAGCTGCAAACGGCAGACCTCCAAACCCTCAGTAA
- the LOC133702560 gene encoding signaling peptide TAXIMIN 1-like: MCCCCCDDDCKCRPLGFLLGLPFALLSVLLSVIGVLIWIVGLVLSCVCPCCFCVTIIVEFALGLIKAPILVMKWFTSKIPC, from the exons atgtgttgctgctgctgcgaTGATGATTGTAAATGCAGGCCTTTAGGCTTTCTCTTAGGCCTACCCTTTGCTCTCCTCTCTGTCCTCCTCTCTGTCATCGGTGTACTTATATGGATTGTTGG ACTGGTGTTGTCCTGCGTATGCCCTTGCTGCTTCTGTGTGACCATCATAGTTGAGTTCGCACTGGGGTTGATCAAGGCTCCTATCCTGGTCATGAAGTGGTTCACCTCAAAGATTCCTTGCTAG